The DNA region CAGCGGGTTTACTATCCTTTCACCATCAACAAAGCGCCAACTGTAGGCATCGAACGAACCGAACTCTTCCTGAACCTTAAGAAATGCTCTGGCGTTCGAAACGGCGGCCCCAACTTTTAGACGATTTCTAATGATACCCGCGTCCTTAAGCAGACGTTCGATATGAATTGGTGTGAATCGCGCGACCTTTTCGGCGTTGAAACCAGCGAACGCCTTGCGATATCCTTCGCGCCTTTTAAGTATAGTGAGCCAGCTAAGCCCCGCCTGTGCCCCTTCAAGCACTAAAAACTCGAATAGCTTCTTATCGTCATGGACGGGGACTCCCCATTCCTTATCGTGATACTTGATATAAACAGGGTCTTTTTCGCACCACTGGCAACGCACAAGTTGTTTCATAGAATATGAGCTTCAATATCCCATCGCGCCAAAATTCCAAGTTTAAAATTGTGTGTACAGCAGGATCATGGCACTGCGTGCCATGGCTCGTAAGGTGGCATGCCGCCCACCATCGCTTGCGCTCTGGTGCCGGCCGGCCTTTGGCTCCGCCCGGTAAACCAAATTAGAACCTGTTTTATAAATCAAAGCAACATTAACAATTTATAAAATACACTTTACAAATTGTAAAGCATGGTGTAACCTAGCCATATTCTTATGAAAAACAGAATACTTGTAAGTACCATTTCAGCCCGATTATCGGAAAAAGAACCCCTTATACAGGTGATCGTTGGCCCCAGGCAGGTAGGTAAAACAACGGCTCTTAAGGCAGCGATCGGAGAAAAGGCAATTTACGAGAGTGCGGACAATCCAACTCCAACACAGAGCAGTGCGATCGAGGAGTGGTGGAATCGGGCGCTAGAGAGCGAAGCCAAGATACTTGCCATAGACGAGGTCCAAAAGATATCAGCTTGGACAGAAGTTTTAAAAAAACTATGGGATAAAAAACCAGGGGCGCTTAAGGTCATAGTGACAGGGTCCTCGGCGTTATTAATTGAAAAAGGACTTAGGGAATCCTTAGCTGGAAGATTTGAACTGATACGGGCCGAGCACTGGAACTATCAAGAATCAAAAAAAGTCTTTGATCTGTCGTTAAGCGAATTCATAGAATTTGGCTGTTATCCTGGTTCCCTTCCAATACTAAGGAACGATATCAATCGCTGGGGCCAATACGTCATGGATTCGATTATTGAACCGGCGATCGGAAGAGACCTGCTGCAGTTATATCCTGTGGATCAACCAGCTCTGCTAAGACAGGTGTTTGGTGCGGCCATTTCACTTCCAGCCCAGGTCGTCAGCCTTCAAAAAGTTCAGGGACAACTGCATGGAAAGGGAACTCTTCCAACGATCCAACATTATCTAAGATTACTATCGGATGCTTTTTTAGTAAGTGGGGTAGAAAAATATTCTAAATCTTTACTACGGATGAGAAAGAGCTCACCAAAGCTGATAATTCACGATAATGGGCTCATTCGGTGTTTTGAAAAACCCATAAACAAAAGGATCTCACCGGAAAAACTGGGACATTATTTTGAAAATTGTATCGGCGCGCGCTTTATCGAGGCTGGATGGAGCACTTATTATTGGAAAGATAGGGACGCCGAAGTTGATTTTATTGTTATTGGCCCAAATAATGAAAAATGGGCGGTGGAGGTAAAAAGTTCCAAGGTCAGTGAAAAAGAACTGAAAAGCCTTTTTAAGTTCTGTGAACTGCACGACGATTTTGAACCAGTCTTAGTTTCGCTGGTTGGACAGAGAGTCGATGGAATAAAATCATTGGCTGCTGAAGACGTATTATCCTTTAGCAGAAAATATTAGTCAAGCGTTAGTCAAGCTATTAGTAAAGTGGCTGCCCTATCAACAAAAAAGCCCTCTGATATCGGGGGTTTTTAATATTTGCTCCGCTTCAGCCGAAGGCCGAGCCCCTCCAAAGTCTGGCAGGCGCATCTGGCGGAGGATAGACCAAGTTAGAACCTGTTTTATGGGCCATGTGGCCTGATTTACCCCACCCCGCGGCTCACCAAATGTATTGTTTTGTAATCGCAAATTATGATACAAGGCGCTTTGGCCGCTAAACCTAAAATATAAGCACCGTCTCTTAACCTCTCTTGTCAAACATTCCCCAATCCTTTTTTGGGCTATACACTTGGCTCAAGTGACTTCATGAAAACATAATGATTTCAATGTGGCCACATAAAAAAATCTTAATCAACCTGAGCCAAGTGTATAGGCCTATCCCTTTTTTTGACTAAATGACGAAATTACTTTTACAGGAGTCAATAATCGTCGGTTTTCAGGTGGCCGGTGACAGCCAAGCGCATAAGCACATAAATAAGTACGAAATTCCGGAAAAATGAATGTATCATTGTTCGGATTAACGAACAACTGTTTGCAACTTTCGTTAATATCATACGATTTTCTTTCTTGGCATGATTTTTGCTGAGTGAAACGGCATGAAGAAGGCTATGGTTGCTATTATCGTGTTCCAGATGGTTCTTCCATATCGTCTATTTGCAGGAGGGATTACAGCAGTCATTGTCCCGGTCAAAGACGGAGTTTCCGACGATTCAACAGAAGAGATCGCCAACCTTTTTATGGAGGCGCTCTCAAAAAATGACATAGAGGTCATCTCGAAGGAAAAATCCGAGGCGGTGCTTAGTTATTACGACACAGCAGACAGCATTTCCGTTTCGGATCTATCTTCAGAAGCCGTAAAACTGATTTCGAAGGCAAAGGAACATTATTATAATTTTGATAGCGATTCCGCTTATGCAGAGGTCTCTCGCGCAATAGAGCTACTCAAAGGTGAGTCGGGTCGGACGCTCAGGGACGCCTACGTTACGGCCGCTATTATAGACAGGGCCAATGCTGAAGGATACCTGAGGTCGGCCCTTAAGATAGATCCTTTTTATGCAATAGATAGAAAAACGTTTCCGCCATCAACGGTCGATGCGTTTGATAGGGCAAGGTCCGAGATGGAGCGCCTTCCCACGGGCGAGATCCGTATCGATACGGACCCTAAAGTTTGCGAAGTTTATATCAACGGGGTCATCCGTGGAGTTACCCCATTGGTGGTCTCAGAGCTCCCCGAGGGTGAGTATAAGATCTTAATTAAAACCAATAAATATAGGCCGGTTGAGCGAATCGCTGCCGTCAGATCCGACGAAACGATAAAGATAAAGGAAAAACTGTACTGGGCGTCCGAAATAAAGAAGGAGGCGCCGATCAAGAACCTTCTTACGTCCCAAGACGTCGCTCGCTCGGAAATAACCGAAGGAGTGAGAGTTGCCGAGATTCTTAAGGTTTCAAAGACGATCCTCATAGATGTTGACGAAGAAGCAGGTGGAAACGGAGAGGTTGCGATCAGGATGGTAGATAGAAAATATAAGGCGGGTCACAATCCTATCGTTATCAGTTATGACCAGTCAAAGGACAATCTGTCACAAAACTTAAATTTAGCCGCCGAGAGCCTTATCTCGCAGACAAAGGTAAATATCTTGAGCGATCCCCAAAAATATCTCGACCCAGATGGCGTGGGTGAGCCGGTGCTCTTGGGAAAACGCAAAAAGGAGCTCACAAAATCACCGGCATTCTGGGCGGTTCTGGGCGGCGTAGTTGCTGCAGGAGCCGGCGGCGCCGCCGCGGCGGTCATGCTTGGCGGAGGAGGGGGAGATAGCGAAGGGGCAGGAAGCGTTAACGTGCAGTTTAAATGAGTCGCTTAAAGGGGTTTATTATGAGTAGCGTTATTTTATTATTTGCAATTTTAATGATCGCTTCATGCGGCGGCAATTCCGGCAGTTCCAATAGCTCAACATATAGTTCAAATAATACAGGGACGATCAAGGCGATCGTTACGGGTTCCAAATCATTTAATCCCAATATCTCTCACGGCAAGATCGTTAAGTATAAGATAACGATAACTGGTGAAGGCATAGAAGCGCCTGTTGTGGCCGAGATTGACGGAACCGCCGATTCTGGAACCGTTGAGGGCGTGCCTTCGGGTGATGAAAGGACCGTCAGGGTCGAGGCGATAAATCCGAACGAGCTTTCCATAAGAGACGGCGAAGTAAGCGGCGTTCACGTTTCGTCGGGTGAAACCGAAGATGTAGAAATAACCCTAGAGTCGGTTCCGGTCTTCGCCAATATTAAGAGCGGGGCGTCTATCCCGAACACTCGTTTTATTGTGAGGGTCTTTTCGGATCCTAAGGATCCGGTGATGGTAGAGGACGAGTTTGGCGGATCCATAGCGGCCATGACGGATGTTAGCACCTCCGGTATTGAAATATCTCCGAACGTTGTAACTGGTATCGCGTCAATCTCACCCGCGCTCCTTTCTGTGGGAGAACACAGTCTCACCGCAAAAAATTATCGAACCAACCGCTCTTCTAATGTCATCGTGAGGATAATCGACGGTACAAAGCAAAAAGGCGCGCCGTTCTTCAGTGTGAAGGAGAATTTATGAACAAGAACGCCATTGCGGTCGTGATGTCGGCACTTTTAATATCGTGCGGAGGCTCAAACGGCGATGATGAGCTCGCGGACGAGCCCGCCCCGACCGGAGATGAATCCGCGTATTCTGAATCGATACCGACGGCCACACCGGATGCGGATAACGATTCTGTGTCGGATGAGAACGATAATTGCGTCAACACGGCCAACACGGACCAACTTGATACCGACGCCGACGGGAATGGCGATGCCTGTGAGAACGACGATGATGACGACGGCCTCGATGATACAAAAGAACAGGAATTTGGAACAGATCCTAAAAATAAAGATACTGACTTCGATGGAATGATCGACGGTTTGGAGATCAAGAACGGAACCGATCCCCTAAGGCAGGATACCGATTCGGACGATTATAGCGATAGTAAAGATGTGTTTCCGCTTGACGCCAAAGAATGGAGAGATTCCGATAATGATGGCGTTGGCGACAATAGCGATAATTGTAAAAGCGTTTCAAATCCCGGTCAGGAAAATACCGACAAGACCTACTCTATGGAGGGTGTCAAGGCCCCGGACGGGGATCTTGTGACAGCCGACAATCTTGGGGACGCCTGCGACGACGACATCGACGGCGACGGTCTGCACATAACCTATCTTGATGCGGGTAACGGAAACGATTCGAGCTCCGGCACGTTTGTGGAACCGGTGACCGGCGTTAAGCGCGCCATCGAGCTGGCAAAGGTCCGAGGAGATGACGTCTATGCAGTAGCGGGTTTCTATGATGTCTCAGGAGCAGAATTTACCGACGGAGTCGATCTATACGGAGGGTTTTCGGCCGAATTTACACAAAGAAGCGTTCTTGACGATCTGCCGCAATTTAAAACGACGCTTGGTAGAAGCGACCTTCCGGCAACGCTTTATTTTAAAGATCTAGAAGGACAGGTTAAGATCGACGGTTTCTTTGTGGTAAATAATGGCGACGATGACAGTGTTGCCGGGATCATACCTGATACGGACGATCTTGGATGCGACACGGCGGCCGCCTATATTGAAAATAGTAAAATAGAGCTCACGAATAATGTCATTGAAGGTAATAATAAAAGCCCAAGGTCCTGCGGAGTGATCCTTGGAAAGAATGCCGAAGTCAAGCTCAACGCCAATAAGATAAGCGGGGGCGGTTCAAATAAGGCGACGCTTTCAATAGGCGTTGCGATTGTTGAGGCCCTTGCCAAGATCTACAATAATATCATCGTTGCCGGCAACGGTGAACATGCAACGGGGATAAAACTGACTTATTCGAACGCAACTATCATCAACAACACCATCGATTCGTCATCGTATGCCAAAAGCCCGAAGGTCTCTTCCGGCATCTCATTTAACGGCGGATCGCCGAAGATAATTAATAATCTGGTCTATACCTCTCTCTCAAAGGACCAGGCGGTTCTTTGGTGCCTCGGGAACGACATGTCCGGAGCTGAGCTGAAGAACAATCTTTTCACCACATTCCCCCAAACGGGGACGAACGCGGCGCTTATAGACTGTGACGGGGAGTTCACGCTCACATCGGAATATATCGGCGGCGCCGGTCTTTTCGTTCCGGGAACGATCGTTGGCGAGAACCTTTCCTATGAAGGCGGCTTGGATGGGCTTGTGGGGCCATCCTATTTCCCGATAAGCAACGCTCTCGTGGATTCAGGCCTTAATGTTGAAAACGAAACCGATCTATATGGGGATCCAAGGCCGAACGGATCCGCAACGGATGTGGGGGCCATAGAGAAATGAGAAAGCTGTCATTCATAGCGGCGGCGGTAGCTCTTGCAGGATGTGCGAAGAGCGGCATTAATGTCCCGTCTTCATATATGGGGGAGAGTAAGAGAGAGGCGGCGGCTCCCCCTGTGACCCGAGTCTATTTTCCGTTCGCAAGCGACGTCATCCTTCCAGCCGTCGAAAAAGAGCTGGACCAGAACGTGTCATGGCTAAAAAGGAACAATGGGATCTATATTATCTTAGAAGGCCACTGCGACGAGGTCGGTCCTAAAGAATACAATATGGAGCTTGGCGACAGGCGTGCGCGCACGGTCAAGGCGTATCTAATGGAGATGGGTGTTGATCCGGAGCGGGTCATCATGCTCGTGAGTTACGGCTCCGAAAGACCCTTGAACCCGGGACATAAGGTCGAAGACCTTCGCGAAAATAGAAGGGCCGAATTCGTCACTAGATAAAATTGGAGGATCTTATGAAATATGCGTTCCTTGTTTTGTTCTCCCTTGCGGCGCTTTTTATTTCTCCCATTTCCGGGGCAGAAGAGACAAGGCAGATACCTCTTCTTCTTAATTATCAGAGCGCCCTTTTCGATGAGGGTGGAAATCTGATCCAGGATGGCAGTACCGACTTCAGTTTCAGGATCATAGATCATGAAGGCAACATTCTCTATGAAGAGAACCAGCAACTGGATGTCGCAGATGGGAGGGTGAGCGCAATGATTGGAAATGGGCTTAGTGGCGGCGGGGCGGCAACGGGAGGGGTCCCTTCCGATATATTCGACCCGAATGGCCGACGGTTCCTGCAGGTAGAGATACCCGGCCAAAAGCCGTACGATAAGCTCGAGATAGTCTCCGTTCCGTATTCCCTCTGGTCCGAAAAAGCCCTTGGGCTGACGGAAGGCTCTCTAAAAGGAGAGATGATAGGGGGCGGGGTGATACTAAAAAGCCATCTTAGCGACGAACTCATTTCTTACATTGAGGATAACGGCACCCTTGGAAATTTTGTTAATAGCGTTCAGGGTTCGACGGGCGCTTCCAAGGTAGGGGTAGGCTCGACGTTTATTTACTCAGGCTCAAGCACGGTTCAGGGAGTGCTGAAGGACCTCGATGTTGCGATAAAAAAACGGCAGGAAGAGGTCGATTGGACAAAGGGCGATTACACGGCAAAGATCACGGGCGAGGCCACGGCGAGACAGGGCGCTGATACGACGCTTCAGGCCGGTCTAAACAGCGAATCTCTGGCGCGGTCTGCGGCAGACACGACGCTTCAATCGAGCATAACGGCAGAGACAGGCGAAAGATCGGGCGCAGACGCAGTGCTTCAGGCCAGCATAGATGAGCACGGTTCCGCAACTTCAACGCACGGAGCATCCGGCAATATCGTCGGAACCGATAATAATCAGTATCTTTATAACAAGATATTGGTCGCGCCAAAGATCATAAGCGGAGCCAATGGCAATCCTGACGTCGGCGCCCAATTCGATATCTCGGTTGATGAAGGAATGGTCGTGGACGGTAATTTGGTAGTGACAGGTTATATACAATCGAAATCTGTAAAGGCGTTGTCTACACCTTCTTTTAGCGCGCCATCAGGGAGTACAGCGGAGAGATACATCTATCCCATTACGCTGATCGAAGACGACGACGGCGAGAGAGATACGGACCTCTTTACGATAGCTGATCTCGGTTCCAAAAAAATATGGCTTGAATGGTTCATCAATGGTGTCGATGGAGATGAATACATTGAAATGATGGGAACCGCCGCCCTGCCAAGTGACGGCGATGTTGTGAGAAGTCCGATGAAGTGGGACGCTGGAAAGGCAAAGCTTAATGTGAGCGGAAACACTGTCAGGCTCCGATATGATGTGACCGGCGATAACAGAACTTTCGATATCGGCGGTTTTTTTAAGATCACAAGGGCTTTAGAATAAAGCTCGCAATGGTTTCTTAAAAGAGAAACTAAGAAAGGGGAAAGATATGAAAAAGAGGATGATAGCAGGCGTGGTGGCGATGCTGTTCTGCACGGCGCTTGTTGCCGCATGCGGTAGCGCTACTTCCGATGTAACAGGAGGAGGCGTCGATAGTCCCGCCGACACCGGCACCGAAGGCGTTGCCGATGCTGATATTGTTCAAACAGTGCAGGCGCCCGTTCCGGGATCAGTTAAGGATTTTTTCGATGGCATTTGCTCAGATTATCGGCCGGTGCCTATCAAAAAAGATGAAGATTTGGCCGGTCAGACAGCCGCCTACGACGAGATCGTGGCCGAAGAGGATTGGGGGGGAGAGATAGCGGAAGGAACAAAATTGTATGTCGGTAATATCAACGGCGCCGTATTTGTTTACGGTACGAACGATACAGATAAAGCGTCTTGGGGTGTGAGAAAATGGGCGCTTGCCGAGACCGGTGAAGATTCAAAAAAAGGCCTGGGCAATATCCAGATATCCGCAGGGACAAAGGCCGATGAGGCCCGGGTCGTAGCGAATCATCCCGACAGCAGTTATCCAGGCGTCAGATATCAGACCTGCGTTGTTGTTAATACCCCGAGCTCTTGGGCGCAGTCACTTAAGAACGTCGCCGGTGATGTCTTTGTTTTCGATGTCATGGGTACAGTGAAGGTGTCGAATGGAAACGGCAATATTAATGTTGGAGACGCCGGGGGGAATTCGGTAGAGATAGAGAACCAAAGCGGTAATATTGTTGTTAGTGCGCGCCCTTCCTCCGCCGTTAGCGTTCTGAACGGTTCCGGCAACATCACCTATCATCTGCTTGAAAGCACACATCTCAAGAACGACAGCTCGCTTGACACAAAAAACGGGACGATAAAGCTTGTCTTTAACGCAGGGACCGGCGCCAAATTGGATGCCCTGGTTGATGCCGGCACGATAAGCGCGCCCGATCTCCCGGCTCCGGAGGCGGTGGACGCCAACGGACAGCGTCTGGTCGCGGATGTGAACGGCGGCGGCGCAAAACTGACGGCTCATTCCGAGACCGGAACGATCACGGTTGAGTTGTTGAAGCCGCAGACTGATGCTGGCG from Deltaproteobacteria bacterium CG11_big_fil_rev_8_21_14_0_20_49_13 includes:
- a CDS encoding peptidoglycan-associated lipoprotein — encoded protein: MRKLSFIAAAVALAGCAKSGINVPSSYMGESKREAAAPPVTRVYFPFASDVILPAVEKELDQNVSWLKRNNGIYIILEGHCDEVGPKEYNMELGDRRARTVKAYLMEMGVDPERVIMLVSYGSERPLNPGHKVEDLRENRRAEFVTR
- a CDS encoding ATPase, producing MKNRILVSTISARLSEKEPLIQVIVGPRQVGKTTALKAAIGEKAIYESADNPTPTQSSAIEEWWNRALESEAKILAIDEVQKISAWTEVLKKLWDKKPGALKVIVTGSSALLIEKGLRESLAGRFELIRAEHWNYQESKKVFDLSLSEFIEFGCYPGSLPILRNDINRWGQYVMDSIIEPAIGRDLLQLYPVDQPALLRQVFGAAISLPAQVVSLQKVQGQLHGKGTLPTIQHYLRLLSDAFLVSGVEKYSKSLLRMRKSSPKLIIHDNGLIRCFEKPINKRISPEKLGHYFENCIGARFIEAGWSTYYWKDRDAEVDFIVIGPNNEKWAVEVKSSKVSEKELKSLFKFCELHDDFEPVLVSLVGQRVDGIKSLAAEDVLSFSRKY
- a CDS encoding DNA-3-methyladenine glycosylase I; translated protein: MKQLVRCQWCEKDPVYIKYHDKEWGVPVHDDKKLFEFLVLEGAQAGLSWLTILKRREGYRKAFAGFNAEKVARFTPIHIERLLKDAGIIRNRLKVGAAVSNARAFLKVQEEFGSFDAYSWRFVDGERIVNPL